AAACCACTACCAGTGGGGCCATCTTTTTGATTTGTATGGGCCCGTTTAAAAGGTTGGAAAATAGAGGGTAGGGATTCTTTTGGTATCCCCCAACCTTCATCACTAATAGTAATTTGAACTTGATTCGGTTTTTTATCTAGCAGACAAGTAACACGCGTGTTTTCTGAACTGTACTTAATTGCATTATCAATAAGATTTGAGAGTGTGCGTTTAAATAACGGTGGATAAGCATTCATCCATATTCCGTGTTCGGGTTCACTAAAGATGACTTTGATATTTTTAGATTGCGCTCTAATCCAAGCATCATCACAAACGTCAACTAATAGATCGTTAATACAGACTGGCTCAAACTCCAGCTCCATAGCCTCTACTCGGGCTAAATCCATAAAATCATCGACTAAGGCCAACGTGGTACTAGCGTAACTCTCTACCCGATCTAGCATCTGGTCAGCGTCTAAACTCAGTGAGTTATCACGCCTCATTTTTACTAAGGCCAAGATCGAGTTTTGAGGCGCTCGCATATCATGAGAGATAAAGCGTAATGTTTCCTCTTTGCGTTGTTGAGATTCGCGTAATAGCTCTATAGCCTTGTGTAGATGGGTTAAACGCTCTGGTAATGAGCTATGCGTGGAACTGCCCTCTAGGGATAAGCGTAAAGCGGGGTCTTGTAACCGCATCTCGGAAATTTCATTGTTGATATGGCGTAGAACAGTTTCTTGACTGCGCCAATACCAAACGGGATAGGCAAGGATTGTTCCAAGTAAACCCGCCGTAGGAGGTATCCATACATCCATTATATTTAATAGCAGCCAGTTTCCTAAAAATACGATAATGAGAACGAATATGGTACTTATCAGCGCTCTACGAGGTGTCAGGTGATGCAACACGATACAGATGAAAATAATAGGCAAAATGCTGATTAAGGCATTGAGCCATTGTGGAAACATACGAATCCAATGCCCGTTTAAACCATTTTCTAAAATATTTGCTAGGATCTCCACCCCTGACATACTGGTTTGTTGATCCGTCGATAAGGGGGTTGGATAAGAATCACCTAAACCACTACTCCATGCCCCGATAAGCACATAACGGTCTTTGAATGTTTCAGGGGAGAATTTGCCTTCCACTACATCAGCAAAGGAATAGGTATCAAAATGTCCTGGCGGGCCTAAAAAGGGAATGAGTCGAGTTGGCCCTAAAGGACTGTGTAATATGTTTTCTAATATCTGTGTATCTTTGCCTGCTTTTAAGAGGGAGAGGGCAAAATGATAGTGGGTGAAATCAGAAATAGACGTATAAAGTTGTGAGCGCCGTACTATGCCATCTCTATCTGGATAGACATTAATATATCCGGTTGCTGCCGCAGCCTGCGCTATGGTGGAAAGAGGCTTATGTAAAGAAGATAGGTCTTGATTAAGCACAGAGGGGATGACGACTCGGCCATGTGACTCTATGGTGTAGGCGAAAAATAAATTATCTGTTGGGTAAGATGGATTTTCATCATGAAAAAGAATATCTATACCCACGGCTTTAGCGAGCCCTAAATAATCAAGAGTTTTTGCATATTCAATGCGACGCCATGGCCAATAACCCACTCTAGCAATACTGTCATCATCAATGATAATCAGAGCTACTTGCTTAGGCTGTGGTGTCTTGGGCCCAGAAGCGACTTGAAAATCATAAAAAGTCAGATCTAAACGCTGTAAATTTAATTCTTCTCTGAAAAGAGAAAGCAGAGCGCTAAAAAGAACGAGACCGATGGTTATCCACCACCAGTCTCGCTGAATTTGTTTGGCAAGTAAGGCTGAGCGAGCCGTATTTGTTGCTTGAACGCTATTGGCCATAATTGCTAATAAAGCGATTAGTAATCGGTTAATAGAATAGCTTGCCCATCACTAGAAAGAACTGGATCGCCCGAGCTAGAGACTAAAACCTGTTGGCCTGGAAAGGAAACAGAGGCATCTAACCCCATGAGGCCACTTGCATCAACAGCACGTATAAAAGCATAGTGTTGTCCTGCACCGCTTGAGCGTAAATAGGCTGTTGTTTCATTTGCGGTTAGCATATAACGGTGTGTGACCTCGGACCCCATCTCATCCAACGCAATATGAACTAGATAATGATCTGCAGAGGGTATGGCTTGCAAGGTGGTTTCCCAGCCTTTAGGTCCACGTACAGGCTCTGTCAATACGGGAGCAGGCAAAAGAGGCACGATACTTTGTGAGCCGTCTGCCCGTATATGAGCGCCATGACCTTTAGTTAAATTTTGGTAGTTGGCTTGGGCGGTATTGAGATGGGCTTGGCCTGTCAGAAGCTCTGTACGAGTTTGTTGTTGAGTTGAGTGAACACGTAAATTTGTGCCTCGCACACCGGTAATGCTCAATGGGGTATGAATTTCAAAACGACCTACCCCAGTTTTATTAGGCGCAACTCGGCTTTCAATCGAGCCTTGTTCAAGCTCAATAATGGCATCACTTAAACGCGCTCGCTCAAAGGCATTTAATTGTTTAATACGCAGGGTGCTTTCGTGGGGCAGGGTTAATGTGCTTTGGTCCTCTAGGCGCAACGTAGCAAAGCCATTGCTGCCTGTGCGAATCACATCTCCTGTTTGTAGTACATAGTTTTTATGGGCTGCTTTGTCATTGATCCAGACCTCGCCTTTGAAGTGAATCAGAGTGGCCTCTACGGCAACGACAGGAATTAAACTAAAGGGAATATGTAGCTGTTTTCCTATAGGCAGCTTAGTGGGGTCCGCAACATTATTCAGGTTTTGAAGATGGCGCCACTGAGAGGAGCGAGTGGTATAGAGATCCGATAGCTCTGATAAGGTATCACCAGGCTCTACCATATAGATAAAGTTTTCCCCGACTGCCCCAGAAGGCTGAGATAAGGCAGGCATAGTTACAACGCCTAGCAGTACAGAAAGACTGAAGGCCAAAGAAAAAGCGAAGCGCATAGTATTTGTTTTTTATTTAAATCGCATCACTATCTAGTAGTGACTCAAGCCTATAACCTAAAGCATAGGATGCGTTAAGACGTACACCGTTTTCGGGGCGTAGTTGCAGCTTACGTCTAATATTTGAAAGGTGTGTGTCTAAAGTGCGAGAGGTCGCTGGGATTTCACGATTCCAAACAGCCGTGCTTAGTACATCACGAGAAAATAAGCGGCCAGGATTGCGAAATAGTAATAAGGCTAATTCGTATTCCTTAGGAGCAAGGATGACTTCTTCTCCGTCCAAACGAATCACATTGTTGACGGGGTCTATATGATAAACACCAAAACTAAAAGGCTCATTGCTTTGGGTAATCGGGTTCATACGACGCAATAAGGCCTGAATGCGCGCGATGAGTTCACCTTCGCGTATGGGCTTATTCATATAGTCATCAGCCCCAGCCTGAAGCCCTGTCACAATATCAGCCTCATCGGTGCGACTAGTTAAAAACAAAACAGGTAATGAATACCCTTGATTGTCTCGAATCCAATGCAGAACATCTAAACCGCTTACGTCCGGGACCTCCCAGTCTAAAAGCAGAAGATCGAACTGATGAGGTTTAGCAAGCGTTGCTAATAAGGATTTCCCTGTGGCAAATACAGAGCAAGCAAAGCCAGCATTTATTAAGCTGTGCTTAATAAATTCGGCTTGTACGGGATCATCTTCAAGGGAGGCTATATTCATGGCGTCTTTTTAAAAACACAAGGGATCGAGTGAATTAATGTAAAGTATATCTACATAATGTAGCGAGGGGATAGGCTAAGTCTTATTCGTGAATCTAATAACAACTGTGACCAACCTCAAGCGTGGTGTAAACCCTTCAAAGCCTTGACTGGCTTGTTTTTTTACGCTAAATTAGATAGCTTACTTTAAAAGGATACTTTGCTGGTAATCTTACAAGTAATGGATAGTTCGCCAAAGACATAAATCATTATGTCATAGTTGGGTGCTATTATTTAATGCTCGAATCCGCTCTTTTACGTAAATTGTCATCGTGTGGGCGGTATATCGTGCGTTATTCCTCCCCATCACAGGCCCTAAGCTCTGTGTAGGATGTTTCGAATTTGTACGTAAAGGATACGTCGAGGTTATGCCAACAATTAGTCAACTCGTGCGCAAACCACGTGGTCTAACTCGCCCGGGCAGCAAAAGTCCCGCGCTAGAAAACTGTCCACAGCGCCGTGGTGTATGTACTCGTGTTTACACCACTACTCCTAAAAAACCAAACTCTGCGCTACGTAAAGTAGCTAAAGTTCGTCTAACTAACGGTTACGAAGTTATTTCGTACATCGGCGGTGAAGGCCATAACTTGCAAGAGCACTCTGTAGTTCTAATCCGTGGTGGTCGTGTAAAAGACTTACCAGGTGTGCGCTACCACATTGTTCGCGGTGCCCTAGACTTACAGGGTGTTAAAGACCGTAAACAAGCTCGCTCCAAATACGGTGCTAAACGCCCGAAAAAATAATCATATATATCTAGTTTCTGCCGACCAATGTCTTAATTGGTCTGAGCCCGTGCAACTCGTGCTGCACTAAATAGCACCAGTATGTAAGGGGCCACTTCAAATAAGTGGCCAAGGCCGTGAAACGGTTCAACTGAATAGTCACAAGGAAAGTACAATGCCTCGCCGTCGCGAAGTTCCTAAAAGAGAAATTTTACCTGACCCAAAATTTGGTAGCGTTGAGCTAGCTAAATTCATGAACGTGGTCATGTTATCCGGCAAGAAAGCTGTTGCCGAACGTATTGTTTACGGTGCCCTCGATCAAATCCAGGAAAAAACCGGCAAAGATCCGATCGAAGTGTTTAACACTGCTATTAACAACATTAAGCCTGTCGTTGAAGTAAAAGGCCGTCGTGTTGGTGGTGCAAACTATCAAGTACCTGTAGAAGTACGTCCTGTGCGTCGTTTGGCGCTAGCCATGCGTTGGTTGCGTGAAGCAGCTAAAAAACGTAGCGAAAAATCCATGGATTTACGTTTGGCTGGTGAACTACTAGACGCCCTAGAAGGTCGCGGTGGTGCAATGAGAAAGCGTGAAGACACGCATAGAATGGCCGAAGCTAACAAAGCATTCAGCCATTTCCGTTGGTAATCAAAGGACATAGATCATGGCCCGCAAAACCCCTATTGAGCGCTATCGTAATATTGGTATTTCCGCACACATTGATGCTGGTAAAACCACTACTACTGAACGCATTTTGTTCTACACCGGTGTCAGTCACAAACTAGGTGAAACCCACGAGGGTTCCGCCACTATGGACTGGATGGAACAAGAGCAAGAGCGCGGTATTACTATTACATCAGCTGCTACTACTGCTTTCTGGAGTGGTATGGCAGGTGATTACCCAGAGCACCGCATTAACATTATTGACACCCCCGGACACGTTGACTTCACTATCGAAGTTGAGCGCTCTATGCGCGTTCTGGATGGCGCGGTCATGGTGTATTGTGCTGTGGGTGGCGTACAGCCTCAGTCTGAAACTGTATGGCGTCAAGCCAACAAGTACGGTGTACCCCGTTTGTTGTTCATCAACAAAATGGACCGTACTGGTGCAAACTTCTACAAAGTTTACGAACAGTTAAAGCTACGTCTAAAAGCCAACCCAGTTCCAGTTGTATTGCCAATTGGTGCAGAGGAAAACTTCCAAGGCGTTATCGATTTAACTAAGATGAAAGCGATCATCTGGGAGAACGAAAACTACGGTATCAAATTTGAATACGTAGATATCCCAGCTGAAATGCAAGACGAAGCCGACAAATGGCATGAGAATTTGGTTGAAGCCGCTGCTGAAGCCAACGAAGAACTCATGAACAAATACCTCGAGGAAGGCGCTCTATCCGAAGCCGAAATCAACGAAGGTATTCGTCTACGCACACTAGCTGGCGAAATCCAGCCTATGTTGTGTGGTACAGCATTTAAGAACAAAGGTGTTCAGCGCATGCTTGACGCCGTTCTGGACTACATGCCTTCACCAGTAGATATTCCTGCTATCCAAGGTGAAGACAACAAAGGCGAACCAACAACTCGTCCTGCCGATGACAATGCGCCAATGTCCGCACTTGCGTTTAAATTGATGACAGATAACTTTGTTGGTCAATTAACGTTCGTTCGCGTGTACTCCGGTGTGTTGCGTTCTGGCGATACCGTTTACAACACAGTAAAAGGTAAGCGTGAGCGTATTGGTCGTATTTTGCAGATGCATGCAAATAACCGTGCAGAGCTAAAAGAGCTCGTAGCAGGTGATATTGCTGCTGTTGTAGGTCTAAAAGACGTAACAACTGGTGAAACCCTATCCGACATGAATGAGCAAATCATTCTAGAGCGTATGGAGTTCCCAGAGC
This Paenalcaligenes faecalis DNA region includes the following protein-coding sequences:
- a CDS encoding CHASE2 and HATPase_c domain-containing protein — its product is MANSVQATNTARSALLAKQIQRDWWWITIGLVLFSALLSLFREELNLQRLDLTFYDFQVASGPKTPQPKQVALIIIDDDSIARVGYWPWRRIEYAKTLDYLGLAKAVGIDILFHDENPSYPTDNLFFAYTIESHGRVVIPSVLNQDLSSLHKPLSTIAQAAAATGYINVYPDRDGIVRRSQLYTSISDFTHYHFALSLLKAGKDTQILENILHSPLGPTRLIPFLGPPGHFDTYSFADVVEGKFSPETFKDRYVLIGAWSSGLGDSYPTPLSTDQQTSMSGVEILANILENGLNGHWIRMFPQWLNALISILPIIFICIVLHHLTPRRALISTIFVLIIVFLGNWLLLNIMDVWIPPTAGLLGTILAYPVWYWRSQETVLRHINNEISEMRLQDPALRLSLEGSSTHSSLPERLTHLHKAIELLRESQQRKEETLRFISHDMRAPQNSILALVKMRRDNSLSLDADQMLDRVESYASTTLALVDDFMDLARVEAMELEFEPVCINDLLVDVCDDAWIRAQSKNIKVIFSEPEHGIWMNAYPPLFKRTLSNLIDNAIKYSSENTRVTCLLDKKPNQVQITISDEGWGIPKESLPSIFQPFKRAHTNQKDGPTGSGLGLAFVHTVISRHFGSIKVKSEVNVGTQFIITLPTIADPV
- a CDS encoding FecR domain-containing protein, whose amino-acid sequence is MPALSQPSGAVGENFIYMVEPGDTLSELSDLYTTRSSQWRHLQNLNNVADPTKLPIGKQLHIPFSLIPVVAVEATLIHFKGEVWINDKAAHKNYVLQTGDVIRTGSNGFATLRLEDQSTLTLPHESTLRIKQLNAFERARLSDAIIELEQGSIESRVAPNKTGVGRFEIHTPLSITGVRGTNLRVHSTQQQTRTELLTGQAHLNTAQANYQNLTKGHGAHIRADGSQSIVPLLPAPVLTEPVRGPKGWETTLQAIPSADHYLVHIALDEMGSEVTHRYMLTANETTAYLRSSGAGQHYAFIRAVDASGLMGLDASVSFPGQQVLVSSSGDPVLSSDGQAILLTDY
- a CDS encoding response regulator transcription factor, whose protein sequence is MNIASLEDDPVQAEFIKHSLINAGFACSVFATGKSLLATLAKPHQFDLLLLDWEVPDVSGLDVLHWIRDNQGYSLPVLFLTSRTDEADIVTGLQAGADDYMNKPIREGELIARIQALLRRMNPITQSNEPFSFGVYHIDPVNNVIRLDGEEVILAPKEYELALLLFRNPGRLFSRDVLSTAVWNREIPATSRTLDTHLSNIRRKLQLRPENGVRLNASYALGYRLESLLDSDAI
- the rpsL gene encoding 30S ribosomal protein S12 — encoded protein: MPTISQLVRKPRGLTRPGSKSPALENCPQRRGVCTRVYTTTPKKPNSALRKVAKVRLTNGYEVISYIGGEGHNLQEHSVVLIRGGRVKDLPGVRYHIVRGALDLQGVKDRKQARSKYGAKRPKK
- the rpsG gene encoding 30S ribosomal protein S7, whose product is MPRRREVPKREILPDPKFGSVELAKFMNVVMLSGKKAVAERIVYGALDQIQEKTGKDPIEVFNTAINNIKPVVEVKGRRVGGANYQVPVEVRPVRRLALAMRWLREAAKKRSEKSMDLRLAGELLDALEGRGGAMRKREDTHRMAEANKAFSHFRW
- the fusA gene encoding elongation factor G; translation: MARKTPIERYRNIGISAHIDAGKTTTTERILFYTGVSHKLGETHEGSATMDWMEQEQERGITITSAATTAFWSGMAGDYPEHRINIIDTPGHVDFTIEVERSMRVLDGAVMVYCAVGGVQPQSETVWRQANKYGVPRLLFINKMDRTGANFYKVYEQLKLRLKANPVPVVLPIGAEENFQGVIDLTKMKAIIWENENYGIKFEYVDIPAEMQDEADKWHENLVEAAAEANEELMNKYLEEGALSEAEINEGIRLRTLAGEIQPMLCGTAFKNKGVQRMLDAVLDYMPSPVDIPAIQGEDNKGEPTTRPADDNAPMSALAFKLMTDNFVGQLTFVRVYSGVLRSGDTVYNTVKGKRERIGRILQMHANNRAELKELVAGDIAAVVGLKDVTTGETLSDMNEQIILERMEFPEPVISQAVEPKTKSDQEKMGVALSRLAQEDPSFRVTSDEESGQTIISGMGELHLEVLVDRMRREFGVEANIGKPQVAYRETIRSVCNEVEGKFVRQSGGRGQYGHVVLKLEPMEAGSGYQFVDEIKGGVVPREYIPAVDKGIQETLHAGVLAGYPVVDVKVTLVFGSYHDVDSNENAFRMAASMGFKDGMRKASPVLLEPTMAVEVETPEEYAGTVMGDLSSRRGMVQGMEDIPGGGKVIKAEVPLAEMFGYSTSLRSQTQGRATYSMEFKQYAETPKHVADEVISARSK